In Phacochoerus africanus isolate WHEZ1 chromosome 1, ROS_Pafr_v1, whole genome shotgun sequence, the following are encoded in one genomic region:
- the SS18L2 gene encoding SS18-like protein 2 — protein MSVAFVPDSLRGKAEVNQETIQRLLEENDQLIRCIVEYQNKGRANECVQYQHVLHRNLIYLATIADANPTSVSKAME, from the exons ATGTCGGTGGCCTTCGTACCCGACTCGTTGAGGGGCAAGGCGGAAGTCAATCAGGAGACTATCCAGCGG CTCTTAGAGGAGAATGACCAGCTGATCCGCTGTATCGTGGAATATCAGAACAAAGGCCGGGCTAATGAGTGCGTCCA GTACCAGCATGTGTTACACAGAAATCTCATTTATTTGGCTACCATCGCAGATGCCAACCCAACCAGTGTTTCAAAAGCAATGGAATAA
- the SEC22C gene encoding vesicle-trafficking protein SEC22c isoform X3, protein MSMILFACVVRVRDGLPLSASTDFYHTQDFLDCRRRLKTLALRLAQYPGRGSAKGRDFSIHFSSSRDVACMAICSHQCPSAMAFYFLETLWWEFTASYDTTCIGLASRPYAFLEFDSVIQKVKWHFNYVSSTQMENSLEKIQEDLKFQPPVVLTLEDTDVANGVMNGHTRMHLEPAPNFRMEPVTALGVLSLILNIMCAALNLIRGIHLAEHSLQVAHEEIGNILAFLIPFVACIFQGF, encoded by the exons ATGTCCATGATCCTTTTTGCCTGTGTGGTAAGGGTAAGGGATGGACTGCCTCTCTCAGCCTCCACTGACTTTTACCACACCCAAGATTTTCTGGACTGCAGGAGACGGCTCAAGACTTTAGCCTTGCGATTGGCCCAGTATCCAGGTCGAGGTTCTGCAAAAGGACGTGACTTCAGTATCCA TTTCTCTTCTTCGAGGGATGTGGCCTGCATGGCTATCTGCTCCCACCAGTGTCCATCTGCCATGGCCTTCTACTTCCTGGAGACCCTGTGGTGGGAATTCACAGCTTCCTATGATACCACCTGCATTGGCCTAGCCTCCAGGCCATACGCCTTTCTCGAATTTG ACAGTGTCATTCAGAAAGTGAAGTGGCATTTTAACTATGTAAGTTCTACCCAGATGGAGAACAGCTTAGAAAAAATTCAGGAGGACCTCAAGTTCCAGCCCCCAGTGGTTCTCACTCTggaggacacagatgtggctaatGGGGTGATGAATGGTCACACACGGATGCACTTGGAACCTG CTCCTAATTTCCGAATGGAGCCAGTGACGGCCCTAGGTGTTCTTTCCCTTATTCTCAACATCATGTGTGCTGCCCTGAACCTCATTCGTGGAATTCACCTTGCAGAACATTCTTTACAG GTTGCACATGAAGAAATTGGAAATATCCTggcttttcttattccttttgtaGCCTGCATTTTCCAG